A portion of the Candidatus Poribacteria bacterium genome contains these proteins:
- a CDS encoding protein jag, producing the protein MQHYIETEGDTVEEAIEHALNELEATREQVTIDIISEPTKGILNFGAKPAKIRATLKQDVSTAPETILREILNRMQIDAEVESEFVDGSTHLNIATDSPALLIGKHGQTLDAIERLLNCIINKASLVKKRVFVDTEGYRGRREDRLIEMARQVAEKVRYTDREVVLAPMSARDRRVIHVALKEDDVVSTYSQGEGEMRRVVVTTQQPYNPN; encoded by the coding sequence GTGCAACACTACATTGAAACCGAAGGCGATACAGTGGAGGAAGCAATTGAACATGCGCTGAACGAACTCGAGGCAACTCGGGAGCAAGTTACAATTGACATCATTAGTGAACCGACGAAAGGAATTTTAAACTTCGGCGCAAAACCGGCGAAAATCCGGGCGACACTCAAGCAAGATGTCTCTACCGCACCAGAAACAATCCTAAGGGAGATTCTCAACCGGATGCAGATTGATGCAGAGGTTGAATCAGAATTTGTTGATGGAAGCACACATCTCAATATCGCCACAGACAGTCCCGCCTTGCTCATCGGAAAACACGGACAGACCCTTGACGCGATTGAACGACTGCTTAATTGTATCATCAATAAAGCTTCGCTTGTAAAAAAACGGGTTTTTGTTGATACCGAAGGCTACCGAGGACGGCGGGAAGATCGGCTCATTGAAATGGCGCGCCAAGTAGCAGAAAAAGTTAGGTATACTGACCGAGAGGTTGTCCTCGCACCGATGTCCGCACGTGACAGGCGCGTTATTCATGTTGCTTTGAAGGAGGACGATGTCGTTTCTACTTATAGCCAAGGTGAAGGCGAAATGCGGCGTGTCGTTGTCACAACGCAACAACCCTACAACCCTAATTAA